DNA from Musa acuminata AAA Group cultivar baxijiao chromosome BXJ1-5, Cavendish_Baxijiao_AAA, whole genome shotgun sequence:
CCCTAAATGATTCTTCCTCATCTTATTTGTAGTTGAAACTCTATCTTTTATCAATGTAATTTATAGGTTAATTTTGATTAAGTAGAATTGGCTTGAAGATGCAAGCCTAAACATCATCATCCCATTGTAGCAAATTTGAACTTGTGTTGAACAAGTTGTAATCTAATACAAGTTATTGTCAGACTACACCTGTGAGTGGCTGGAGTCTTAGATTGGGCAATTCCAGCTGTTGGACAAAGAATCTAAAGCTTGGAAGGCCATTAAGAATGAAGACAGTTATAAGATCACATCTCCATCTGAATTGTGTCAAAACTCCCCCAGAGAATTGGTTAGATGTCAATCACAATCACACAAATCATGGCACAAATGCAGTCAAGAAGATACAGATGATTCATAAAGCATTTTGACTTTTTTCCTCAATCCATGGCAAATGCTCTTGCACAAGACAGATAGGAGGCATGTGGGCATTAAATCTCCAGATTAGTTTAAGTTAGCAAGTTGACTAGGAGATCAAAGTTAAATCAAGAAACAGCAGACCTAGTATTCTATTTTCCCAATCCTGGATTCAGTATGGTATTAGAGTTATCAGATCCAATGGCTTCATCTATACAAAACACACCTGATGATATAGGTTTCACTGTGAAAGGTTGAGAGTTGCTGGGATGATACTGCTAAACAAGTCCCCAAAACCCTAATCATTAGAGCAACAACAGATTCCACTCAgccagaagaaaaagaagagaatgttTAACTCACAACACTAACTTGCATTTGattacttcttgttcttcttgctgCATGTGAGGGTGGATGCCAATTAGGTCAAGACAGCTAGCCTCATGGAATGTTAAAAGTTGTGATCACATTCACAAGTCAATCCTGTGACCCCACAAAGACATTAAATAGATATATTTATGTACACCTCTATCAGCATCCAACCAAGTCCTCAGCACATCTGTAAACAGGCAAACACAGCTCAGCTTACACAAGATAAAGATGCAGGCTTGGACTTTGGCCTCGAGCTCTGGAAACACAAATAAACCATTGCCGTGTAGAGATCTTATTGGACTGGCAGCAACTCCCAAAGCTAAATAATATGGTGGTGTTGCTCCACAGCAAGTGCCTTCTTGGACAAAGTGGACAAGCACATGGTAAAGGAAGGCTTTTGCGTTTCCCCATCACCCCAATTGGCTCTATATAGCTTGCACTCTTCGTGGCTCTTGTTCTTTTGGCATAGCAGAGCCTGCAAAAATCCATCTTCCTCCTTGTGTTGCCCACATACAGGTGCAGGGTGGTGGGGATCAAGAGAAGGCATAAGGGATGGAGCTGTGGAAGCTATTGCTTGCTTGGATGGGATTAGCGTTGATGCTGAGGACTGGAGAAGCTCAACTGAATCCCAACTTCTATCAGGTTTCATGCCCCAATGTGGAGTCGATTGTTAGGCGGGCTGTTCTGAAGAAGCTGAATCAGACAATCGTCACGGTGCCGGCGACCCTCCGTCTCTTCTTCCATGATTGTTTCGTTGAGGTAAGCTTCCAAACCTTTCATCAAGCTCATTGAAGCATGCTGTAGAGTTTCTCATTTGAGGTGCTCGAGAGTTAAGATCTGCAACATTACCCAAAAGAACATTAGGAGGAGGGCCGCTTGAAATTTCATACAATCAAATTGACATAGAACCGATAGTGAATAGATCTTATGTTATATTTCTTGCCTGAATCTAGTAGCTGGATTTGTCTTCTCAAAAGACAGAGTCAGCTCCAAGAGTTGTACTGCAAATTGCTTCAATGTTCCATTTATGGGCTTTCTGCTCCCGATGATAAGAAGATGTACGCTGATATGGCTTGCAGGGTTGCGACGCGTCGGTCATTATAGCCTCACCCAGAGGCGACGCCGAGAAGGACGCGCCCGACAACCTCTCGCTCGCCGGCGACGGGTTCGACACCGTCATCAAGGCCAAGCAGGCGGTGGAAGCGCAATGCCCGGGTGTTGTATCCTGTGCTGATATCCTCGCCATTGCCGCCAGAGACGTCGTCGTCCTCGTAAGTATTCCGACCGATCTATATCTTTGCGCCGATCTTGACATGGATGAGTTCTGATGGAACCTTGTGGACCAGTCCGGCGGTCCGACCTTCGCCGTGGAGCTGGGTAGGCGCGACGGGGTCACGTCGCGAGCTGATCGAGTAACCGGCAACCTCCCTGGCCCCGAATTCAGCGTCGACCTCCTCTCCTCCATGTTCCGCAAGAACAACCTCACCACGAGAGACATGATCGCCCTCTCCGGTGCTCACACCGTCGGCTTCTCCCACTGCAACCGCTTCGCGGACCGCCTCTACTCCTTCAACTCCACATCAGCCGTCGACCCGTCGCTGAACCCAGCGTACGCCAACGCGCTGATGCGGGCCTGCCCGCGCAACGTCGACCCGACCATAGCCGTCAACATGGACCTCAATACTCCCGTCACCTTCGACAACGTGTACTACAAGAACTTACTGAACGGGGAAGGCCTCTTCACCTCCGACCAGGTGCTGTTCACCGACCAGCGATCGAGGCCAGTCGTGAAGAAGTTTGCGGCGGACCAGAACAGCTTCTTCAAGGCCTTCGCCAGGTCGATGATCAGGCTGGGGAGGCTCGGGGTGAAGACGGGATCGCAAGGAGAGATCAGGAGGGACTGCACGGCCTTCAACTGACGGCAATTCGCCGCACAGCACCAGCCGATGAGGCCAAATTGGATCTGAACTTGTCAATACATTTTTGTCACAGCTGCTGCTTGGAATCTGCAATGGGCAGCAACAACAGAGAATAACATGATTACATTCATGTCGTCGTTTCTAATCGAATATAGTCGATCACATTGTGTTGATTGTTAGATTCTGCAGTGGTGTTTGTGGAGCGCTTAAATGTAAAGCAAGGCTTACATTGGAAGGTACACAGAACAAAAGATAACACAAGCAACAAATAGACTGCTTAAAGCTAAGATATAATAATCAGAGGTGTAATGCAGAACAAGCATACAATCAATTCCAACCAAATAGAAAAAAACAAAATTGATTCAGGCATTGAACTAATCTTGAAGagaataattcttgaaacatacatATAATTCTTGAGCAAAACCAAATGGTAGTAATGCCATGATACCTCATAAATAACTTCAAGTACTTTTAGTTCTGAATGTTGTGAGGAAACTAATTTGAGGATGACATTAAATGACAAGAACATTCTGAGAAAGCAATCAGTAGTGGTTTCCAGGGCATTCACTGCAGCAATAATGGTTGTGTATCAACTGGCACCCATCAGGCAGCCTTGAGTTCTAAGCCACAAGATGCGGCACATAGTGGAAGCATAATCTTTGAGACCTATGACCGAAATAATAGTGTTACAGTAATACTTGATACACATGTTGATTAAAAAGAGATGCAATAGTTCAAAATTTCAGGCAAAATAAtggattcaaaaaaaatatttgataattgCAAACCATGATCTAAACGAGAATTAATTGCGTTCTTTGCGAGTGACCATTCAAGAATTAAACCGTCGGCATAGGCATATGCATATGAGACATTGTCGATTGCCTATACATCAGCACAAGTGAAATTGCATGCATAAGGCTGAAAAGTTCAGAAATACCACATGAACTTCTCAAGGCTGCAAATAATTTATGCCCCTGGAATCATTAAGAACATTCACCAGGTCTTCTTTCATCCAATGATACTGGATGTTACTGATTGGTATATGAATACTAGTATAATGCCTATCCAATAGGTTAAAGAAACCAACATCAGATCCAGCCTGAAATCATCAAACAGTTTTGCAAAAATCAAGAGCAATCCAACTTGAAGATCGAGACTCAATATTGGACTTTGAAGTGAAACAACTTGTGTAGGCTTTGAAAGCACTGAAGACAATAACATTCTAAACCAGCAAATAGTAAGTAGATCATACCTGATCGCTTCCCTACGATTTTTCTGGACAATCATTATCAAATCTATGGAAATCTAAATCAAGCACATATACTGAAACTGCTTCGTTGATCATCTCGTCCAAATCAGCAGAATGTTCATTTATGAACTCTTCCATTCTTCTTGGGAGTACTCTGCTACACCTCATTCCTAGATTCATCTAATGTATCCTGCTCAGTAGAATCACCACAAACCACAtgctttatattttctttatctttgcttggcttctgtctctttcttGAATTTTCTCTCTTCATTTATAGCTATGGTAGAAGAAAGGAACTCTTCCAACTGGTTATGGATTACCGACTTGGCCTCTCAATCAACATAGCTTTGTCTATCCATGTATGATAGATATATCACTGCAAAACTTGTTTTCTGTAGTACTCATTCTTGATTTCAAGATGTCCCCAGAAACCCCATTGAGAAATAGCTACTTCAGAAGCACCAATGTGTTCATCAAAGACCCTTCCATTGTCATTCCCAAGGTCATCACTGatgcctcttccctctctttgcaAGCAAAACTGTCACCAGAAGCGGCATTGCGAACTACAGATGCCTAACGTTCCTCTTCAAGGCATTATTCCCCTGCGAAAAGTCTCTGCTGTTTTTAGCAGCGACTTGTGCTTCTTCATGCACTCTTCTTACTTTCTCATGAGTTTGACGGACAACATTTGCAGCAGCAGTGCTGATATAGAAAAGGAAGTTTGGTCATATACAAACTCAGATTGGTCCATGGTGAAATCCAGCATCTCTCATGCCCATCAAATTGGAGTTGTCTTTTTTCCGAGACCATACATAGAATTGTGGCCAAAGTTCTGACGGAACATTCTTTCCGCGATCTTTTGGCCCAAAAGGGCTCACCTTTATTGCATCCAATTCCATAAACTGCTCCTTCCCCTGTTAGATTTCACCACTATGCATTCTTCGACAGCCGAAGCACAAACTCTCCTTCACTCCGAACAAAAGGCATACAACCGCCGACAGAAGATAAACTCCAAAACACTGAATGCGACGGGATGAAGCCAAAAATTTGTCAAAGTAAGAATTGCTGTGCCCATTTTTTGTGACGGAAAGGAAATTGATGAACTCCAAACCACAGACACGGCAAATAATTGGGAATCTTCCAAGCCGAACAATCCTCATACTTCGACTAGCTTCCATAATTCAAGACAGCAGACAGTTAGAAAATGGAAACCTTGTTGAGAAAAAGGCCGGAATCAAAGAGAAAAAAACCTTCAATGAAGTGTTCCGGAAGTGAGGCTGAGCGATCACTCGGAGAGTTTCGGCTCTCCCAGAATGGAACACTGAAACCTGTTAGTGTTACAActttaagtcgtggcctcgggatcgacgcggcttggttcgggtccggatgacgggatcTTCCAGGGACGCTCCTCCTGATTGCTGAGGTGGCCGATCACGGTATTCCGATTGGGACAAGGTCACCGTTTCTGTCGAGAGAGAACTCCCACCTGCGCCTTTGGTGGACGACCTTCGCCCTCGCACCTGCAccaaggtcgggtcggggagctcgacccgacccctccgacgttcAAGTTAGTTGATAGCCTTAGGGGGTTTTTTTTGTTGTCTCCGTTCACTCTCCCTTTTTCccggagcgcgagggtttttatagcgaGGATTATCGTTGTTTGATGTGCCTGCCCACAGGGAGCAGGATTGTACttctggtggcgtctgacattgccgttggcgtggcgtgggggatcgagcctgagcagggtggttaatgtgccttggtaggCATTCCGGTCCGCTTTGACCGGGTGCCTCATCAGGTCAacagaggcgtgaggcgtcatttgGGGCAACTGATTTCACGcgagtcttatcgcaattattaccctcatcaaaacCCTAGATGGTTCCACCTCTTGCACCCCGCGACAAATCTGGATTGAAAGGACCGAGAATGACGAAGAAGAGATCGAGACATCACCGATTTGACGAGTTTCCATCATTTCACGACCGTTTGAATTCGTAGGCCGCTATGAGCATAAAACCACCCATTAATTTCAGTAGATTTGTATTGACAATTTTTTTaccatttataattatattttaataatttttaagatatttattaatatatatatatatatttctaatgaCTAGTGAAAAACAACATCCAACGATATCAAATGAACATAAATATTCTTCTCATAATGATGGGCAACTACTCAATATCGTTGGataattctgacagaattcgaaggGAAATCCTTAGACATTTATTCAGAGctcgtaaagtatgtttgtaatttacattgtataTTTTCGAAAATATTTACTCGTGGATCTgagtgatgtgttttttctaacccgttttctcttttataaatCCTAAGGAaccataggaggcttcggggagacctTCGCGGACAGACACGTAAGAGTACcatacgacttaagcaaaaccatctAAATCCATGATAAAATAGCATCAAATACATGAAGTGATAGAGAGTAAAATCAATATAACTAGATTCTGATAAATATAATAAAGAGGTGTGAGaacaataatataattaataataaaaataataaaaatgatattttattattatttttattatgtatagCAAATATCTAAAGGTACAAACATAATCACAAGTCAAAATTGCACGTGCAGGCTtacaattttttaaattaattttctctTATTCAAATTCCAAATAAAGTTATCAAACTCCCAAGTGTACACTACACATCAATGATATATAGTTGGCTGATAATGGAAATTAGCTGACTTGTGAACTCAAGACAAACTCGACTCGACATCCAGGAAAGAAGGCCTCATCCTCTACCTTGCTCCTTTTCGTCATCTCTTAGACTGACATCAAAGACAAATCCATTTTGTATTCATAAAATCCGATTTTTCGACCAACATATGAAACACACGCATGCAAGATGTATAAAAGGAGTATCGAATCatgtaaatcttatatatatatatatatatatatatatatatatatatatatatataaattgattAGTAATATATGAGACTTTTCTTTTCGTTTCCATGTATTCTCTCCTTAATACTTTCATTATTTTCGTTGTGTACAATCAAAACTTACATTAGTCATCAAATACACTGTACCTAAATATGAGAGAAAggataaaaaaggaaaagaagacgaCCGATCTCACAGTCACATAGGCCATTTCCAAACGCGAAACTAGGAAGACATATTACAATCCAAGTCAAACTTGGTCTTTTACCAAACAAAAAGTCAAAATCAAGGCTGGTAAACAAATCCTCTCTAGTCTTTAAAATCTGGTCATAGAAGTTGCAATTCGATGCGTAACGAGGTGTCTTTCTTAACTGTTATCGCAGTGCCGGGTCAATATGTACATTCTCCATTTCTACGTTGCCTGTTTCTGCGACACAGTTTGCATGCTTATCATCTTCGCCCCGCACCGCAGGATTCTCACCTCAAAACTTCCCATTCTACAACTATCATGGAAGTTGCACGAGGAAGACTTAATGTTGTCGTAGCGTATGCGTTCCTCGTAAGTTGTATTACTACAGCGAATGCATGACGTCGCATCTCCGTGGTTTTGGAAGTCTATATATTGGCTTTGCACTTTGGAACCTTTCACTGCAACGAACCGAGATCTCCAAACTAATGGCTTGGGGTTGGATAGTGGGCTCAACAAGCCTCTCGATGGCTTACCCTGAAATCCTCATCTCCGTGGCtttcttactttccttcttcttcttcttctcctcctaccGCTTGCGGAGGCATAAGCTTCCGTTGAATTTGCCTGTTGTCGGCATGGTTCCAGATTTATTCTCTCATATCAGCCGGGTCCATGATTATGCGGCCGAGTTCCTGGCCGCGGCCAACTGGACCTTCGTGTTCAAAGGTCCGTGGTTGTCGGGCATGGACATGACGATCACATGCGACCCGGATAACGTGAACTATGTCTTCGTTACGAGGTCGTCCAACTATCCCAAGGGCGAGGAGTTCGCCGAGATCTTCGACATCTTCGGCGACAGCTTGCTCAACAGCGATGGCGAGGCATGGAGGAGCCAGAGGAAGATGATTCACAGCTTGATGAGCAACAGGAGGTTCCGCTCTTACGAGCTCAAGGCTAGCCGTGACAAGGTGGAGAAGCGGCTCATTCCTCTTCTGCAGGGCGTGGCGGAGCAGAACAAGGTGGTGGACTTGCAGGACGTGTTCTTGCGGCTGACCTTCGATACTGCTTGCTCCTTGATCCTCGGCGTGGATCCCGGATGCCTCGCCGACGACTTCCCGGATGTGCCATTCGCCAAGGCCTTGGGAGACGCCGAGGAGGTGATCTTTCTGCGGCACATCGTTCCCAAGTTCTGGTGGAAGGCGCTGCGGTGGCTAGGAGTCGGTGAAGAGAAGAAGCTGGCGATGGCGCACAGGGTGATGGACGATTTCGCGACAAGCACGATCACGAGGAGGAAAGAGAGCATCAGCAAAGAGATCAGGTCCCACGAAGACGGCGTAGACGATGAGGAAGCAGCAGCCGACCTGTTAACTGTTTACATGCATCAGCCGACCGTGCGAGAGAAGAACGCACTCGAGTTCGACAAGTTCATCAAGAACAATGCACTGAACCTACTGCTTGCGGGGAGAGACACCACCGCGGCCACGCTCACGTGGTTCTTTTGGCTGCTCTCCATGCACCCACACGCGGAGCACGAGATCCTCGAGGAGCTGAAACAACACTGGCCCGCGGCACCGGACGAAACCCCGAACCCTAACACGCCGTTCGACAGGGACGGGCTTGGGAAGCTCGTGTACTTGCACGCGGCCCTGTGCGAGTGTTTGAGGCTCTACCCACCCATCCACGCTCAAAGCAGGGAAGTGGCGAAGCCGGACGTGCTCCCCAGCGGCGAGAAGGTGCGTCCCGGAACGCTGCTCGTCTTCCATGCGTACTCCATGGGAAGAATGGAGGGACTATGGGGGAAGGACTGCATGGAGTTCAAGCCCGAGCGATGGATCACGGAGAGCGGAGACCTGAGGCACGAACCTGCCCACAAGTTCTTCGCCTTCAGCTGTGGCTCCAGGATCTGTCAGGGCAAGGATATGGCTTTCATTCATATGAAGACTGTGGCGGCCGCCATGCTCCGTAACTTTCGCTTTGAGGTGGTGGAAGGACATGTGGTGGAACCGAAGCTTTCCATCATACTCCACATGAAGAATGGTCTGATGGTGAAGGTGTGTAAGAGGGAAAGGAGCGCTGTTACTGTATGAAGATTAGAATTGTGGCACTTAATTTCGTTGGTTGCTAATATATTACGTTTATTGAGACTATTTGCGGTCAACAATATGTCCTCTCACATGGCTAATTAGAGCGTTGACCGAAGCCATAATTGGTTCCCAATGTTGGTGCACTGCCGCACAGCAGATGGCTTCCACACTTCCTTACCGACCTCGTTATTGGAAAACATAGTGGGTTCCACAACTGGGCCCCACCGAAGTATTGCTAATCGGTGCGATGCATTAGTATTGCTGTATCAAATGTTAGCGAGTCGTACTCGTTTCTTGTCTACTCTTTATTCCACCGGTTTCTCTCACGTCTCCCTCACTCTTACTCTGCCGCCGCACTTTACTCATTCTGCGTTGTCATCGCCAGCGATCATCCGGTGGCCGTTCGTCGGAAGAACTAACAAgagaaaggggagattgttgctcTATGGCGGATTGGGCGCCGGTGGTAGTTGGGGTGGTGCTATTCGTGCTGCTGTCGCCGGGGCTCGTCCTGGAGGCGCCCGGCACGCACCGGGCGGTGGACTTCGGCAGCATGCGAACCAACGGAAAGGCCGTCGTCCTCCACACACTCGTCTTCTTCGCCCTCTACTCCGTCATCATCGTCGCCCTCCGCCTCCATATCTACACCGGCTGAATCGACGCATCCGGCCGTCCTCTCGTTGTTTCTTGTGCTCGCTCTAGGGTTTCCAGGTCCTCTCACAACTCAAGTTGCTGCTTTATGTAGTCTATCCCTCAAGATTAGAAGGGAATCGAAGTGGTGTTGCTTCGCTTTACTATTCTCCAAAACCTAATCTAGTTGGAATTTGCAAGGGGATTTCGATGCTTTGCTTACATTTGCTGCAAAATATTCTTTTTCTTGTGTCTGTGTCATTTTGATCTGATCTACAGCCATATAATATGGGTGCTCAGAACCCTAGAATTTTAAGAGCTCTCTCCCCTTTGGGTGGAGTTGTTCTGATAGCCACCACACCTCTTTCATTGATGCACACATACTGCTCTGTATCAAGGATTGCAAATTACAGAGTGAGAGGACAAAGTATGAGCGATTTATTATCAGTTACAGATGCAACATTTGGTGGTGTCTCCCTTAAGAAACACACATGTCAGACGAAAACAATAACATTCTCTGTGTATCAATCGTTCGGGTAAATGCCAAAGAGAGCACCGCCAAGCCGGTGGTGGAAAGCTCCAGGGATGGAGGAGAAGGAAATCAGCTCTCCATCTTTTGATCAAGCTGCGTGGATGTGTATGCCGATGGCAATGACCAAGATGGTTAGCAAGCAAAAGAAGAGGATGCTGTGAACAAGAATCGAGATGCCGCTGGTACTCATGTTCCCAAACTCCACCACTCGAGACCTTGCGGGCAGCTGGAACAGGAGGCCCGGAGACAGCAGGATGAAGAGGATCACTGCGACAATCACCGGCCCCCAGTCGGTGGACATCTTCCCTTCTCTTGGTCTGCCTGCGACACTCGGATGATTGGATCGATCAGCTGCAGATGGAGCTTATAACATGTGTTGTGGAAATGGTGGCGGAGAGGGGGAAGGAATTCATGGCATGCTTAAGGACTAAGAAATGG
Protein-coding regions in this window:
- the LOC135674547 gene encoding peroxidase 51-like, which encodes MELWKLLLAWMGLALMLRTGEAQLNPNFYQVSCPNVESIVRRAVLKKLNQTIVTVPATLRLFFHDCFVEGCDASVIIASPRGDAEKDAPDNLSLAGDGFDTVIKAKQAVEAQCPGVVSCADILAIAARDVVVLSGGPTFAVELGRRDGVTSRADRVTGNLPGPEFSVDLLSSMFRKNNLTTRDMIALSGAHTVGFSHCNRFADRLYSFNSTSAVDPSLNPAYANALMRACPRNVDPTIAVNMDLNTPVTFDNVYYKNLLNGEGLFTSDQVLFTDQRSRPVVKKFAADQNSFFKAFARSMIRLGRLGVKTGSQGEIRRDCTAFN
- the LOC135674013 gene encoding noroxomaritidine synthase 2-like — translated: MTSHLRGFGSLYIGFALWNLSLQRTEISKLMAWGWIVGSTSLSMAYPEILISVAFLLSFFFFFSSYRLRRHKLPLNLPVVGMVPDLFSHISRVHDYAAEFLAAANWTFVFKGPWLSGMDMTITCDPDNVNYVFVTRSSNYPKGEEFAEIFDIFGDSLLNSDGEAWRSQRKMIHSLMSNRRFRSYELKASRDKVEKRLIPLLQGVAEQNKVVDLQDVFLRLTFDTACSLILGVDPGCLADDFPDVPFAKALGDAEEVIFLRHIVPKFWWKALRWLGVGEEKKLAMAHRVMDDFATSTITRRKESISKEIRSHEDGVDDEEAAADLLTVYMHQPTVREKNALEFDKFIKNNALNLLLAGRDTTAATLTWFFWLLSMHPHAEHEILEELKQHWPAAPDETPNPNTPFDRDGLGKLVYLHAALCECLRLYPPIHAQSREVAKPDVLPSGEKVRPGTLLVFHAYSMGRMEGLWGKDCMEFKPERWITESGDLRHEPAHKFFAFSCGSRICQGKDMAFIHMKTVAAAMLRNFRFEVVEGHVVEPKLSIILHMKNGLMVKVCKRERSAVTV
- the LOC135674548 gene encoding uncharacterized protein LOC135674548: MSTDWGPVIVAVILFILLSPGLLFQLPARSRVVEFGNMSTSGISILVHSILFFCLLTILVIAIGIHIHAA